From Streptomyces griseorubiginosus, one genomic window encodes:
- a CDS encoding SDR family NAD(P)-dependent oxidoreductase, translated as MSTILITGATSGLGRYVAFELVRSGHVVLAHGRDRGRTESLVAELRLEGEAEGFVADLASLAEVRDLGARVAEARPELDVLINNAGVGAGSPGSGRELSADGHELRLAVNYLAPVALTRVLLPTLRANTPARIVNVGSVGQEPVDFDDPQFTRGYAGFAAYCRAKFALAAHTFALAEELEGTGVAVNVLHPATFMDTAMVREGGVAPWSTVADGAPGVLALATRDVGSGGYFDGTSPARAHEGAYDRGVQKGLSSITDQLLAP; from the coding sequence ATGTCGACCATCCTGATCACCGGCGCCACCTCCGGTCTCGGCCGCTACGTCGCCTTCGAGCTGGTCCGCTCCGGTCACGTCGTCCTCGCCCACGGCCGCGACCGGGGTCGTACCGAGAGTCTCGTGGCGGAGCTGCGGCTGGAGGGTGAGGCCGAGGGGTTCGTCGCCGACCTGGCCTCCCTGGCCGAGGTCCGCGACCTGGGCGCGCGAGTGGCCGAGGCCCGTCCCGAGCTCGACGTCCTGATCAACAACGCGGGTGTGGGCGCCGGTTCACCGGGTTCGGGCCGCGAGCTGAGCGCCGACGGTCACGAACTCCGCCTGGCGGTCAACTACTTGGCACCGGTGGCCCTGACCCGGGTCCTGCTGCCGACCTTGCGCGCGAACACTCCGGCCCGGATCGTCAACGTGGGGTCGGTGGGGCAGGAGCCGGTCGACTTCGACGATCCGCAGTTCACCCGGGGTTACGCCGGCTTCGCCGCGTACTGCCGGGCCAAGTTCGCCCTCGCGGCCCACACCTTCGCGCTGGCCGAGGAGTTGGAGGGCACGGGGGTCGCGGTGAACGTCCTGCACCCGGCCACCTTCATGGACACGGCGATGGTCAGGGAGGGCGGGGTGGCGCCTTGGTCGACGGTGGCGGACGGGGCACCGGGGGTGCTGGCGCTGGCCACACGGGACGTGGGGTCGGGTGGCTACTTCGACGGGACGAGTCCGGCTCGGGCGCATGAGGGGGCGTACGACAGGGGCGTGCAGAAGGGTCTGTCGTCGATCACCGACCAGCTGCTGGCGCCCTGA
- a CDS encoding ATP-dependent DNA ligase translates to MDLPVMPPVKPMLAKSVAKIPPDMHYEAKWDGFRAIVFRDGAEVELGSRTGKTLTRYFPELVEALRERLPERCVMDGEIVIAREGHLDFDALSERIHPAASRVRTLAERTPASFVAFDLLALQDESLLDVPLAGRRKLLTTALSGVTAPVHLAPATTDIGVAQRWFEEYEGAGLDGVIAKPLTGRYLQDERAMFKVKHERTADVVVAGYRLHKSGPVVGSLLLGLHDDRGTLQHVGVSAAFPMKRRAELIDELEPLRMADASGHPWAAWAEEAAHESARLPGAPSRWSGKKDLSWVPLRPERVAEVAYDHMENGVRFRHTARFRRWRPDRTPESCTYAQLEEPVRYDLDEILG, encoded by the coding sequence ATGGATCTGCCGGTGATGCCCCCTGTGAAGCCCATGCTCGCCAAGTCGGTGGCGAAGATCCCGCCGGACATGCACTACGAGGCGAAGTGGGACGGGTTCCGGGCGATCGTGTTCCGGGACGGGGCCGAGGTCGAGCTGGGCAGCCGTACCGGCAAGACGCTGACCAGGTATTTTCCCGAGCTGGTCGAGGCCCTGCGGGAGCGGCTGCCGGAGCGCTGTGTGATGGACGGGGAGATCGTGATCGCGCGGGAGGGGCACCTCGACTTCGACGCGCTGAGCGAGCGGATCCACCCGGCGGCCTCCCGGGTGCGGACGCTGGCCGAGCGGACCCCGGCCTCCTTCGTCGCCTTCGACCTGCTGGCGCTCCAGGACGAGTCCCTGCTGGACGTCCCGCTGGCCGGGCGCAGGAAGCTCCTCACCACGGCGCTGTCCGGGGTCACGGCCCCGGTGCACCTCGCGCCCGCCACGACCGACATCGGTGTGGCACAGCGGTGGTTCGAGGAGTACGAGGGCGCGGGCCTGGACGGGGTCATCGCCAAGCCGCTCACCGGGCGCTACCTCCAGGACGAGCGCGCCATGTTCAAGGTCAAGCACGAGCGCACGGCGGACGTGGTGGTGGCCGGCTACCGGCTCCACAAGAGCGGCCCGGTCGTCGGCTCCCTGCTGCTCGGTCTCCACGACGACCGGGGCACGCTCCAGCACGTGGGCGTGTCGGCGGCCTTCCCGATGAAGCGGCGCGCCGAGCTGATCGACGAGCTGGAGCCGCTGCGGATGGCGGACGCGAGCGGGCACCCGTGGGCGGCCTGGGCGGAGGAGGCGGCCCACGAGAGCGCCCGGCTGCCCGGGGCGCCGAGCCGCTGGTCGGGCAAGAAGGACCTGTCGTGGGTGCCGCTGAGGCCGGAGCGGGTGGCGGAGGTGGCGTACGACCACATGGAGAACGGCGTACGGTTCCGCCACACCGCCCGCTTCCGCCGCTGGCGGCCCGACCGGACCCCCGAGAGCTGCACCTACGCGCAGCTGGAGGAGCCGGTGCGGTACGACCTGGACGAGATCCTGGGCTGA
- the ligD gene encoding non-homologous end-joining DNA ligase has protein sequence MGDAVELEAGGRTVRLSSPDKIFFPERGFTKLDLARYYQAVAPGILRALRNRPTTLERYPDGVTGENFFQKRAPKNMPDWIPTAHITFPSGRSADEMCPTEEAAVLWAAQFGTLTFHPWPVRRDDVDSPDELRIDLDPQPGTDYDDAVRAAHELRAVLEEFGGLRGWPKTSGGRGLHVFVPIEPRWTFTQVRRAAIAVGREMERRMPEHVTIKWWKEERGERIFIDYNQTARDRTIASAYSVRPRPHAPVSAPLRWEEVGEAHPQDFDIATMPARFAELGDVHADMDDHAFSLEPLLELARKDEHDHGLGDLPYPPEYPKMPGEPKRVQPSRAASKKAPPTTP, from the coding sequence ATGGGTGACGCGGTGGAACTGGAGGCGGGCGGCCGGACGGTACGGCTGTCCAGCCCGGACAAGATCTTCTTCCCGGAGCGCGGCTTCACCAAGCTGGACCTGGCCCGCTACTACCAGGCCGTCGCCCCCGGCATCCTGCGCGCCCTGCGCAACCGCCCCACCACCCTGGAGCGCTACCCGGACGGGGTGACCGGCGAGAACTTCTTCCAGAAGCGGGCGCCCAAGAACATGCCCGACTGGATCCCGACCGCCCACATCACCTTCCCCAGCGGCCGCAGCGCCGACGAGATGTGCCCCACCGAGGAGGCCGCCGTGCTGTGGGCCGCCCAGTTCGGCACGCTCACCTTCCACCCCTGGCCGGTCCGCCGCGACGACGTCGACAGCCCCGACGAACTGCGCATCGACCTCGACCCGCAACCCGGCACGGACTACGACGACGCCGTGCGCGCCGCTCATGAACTGCGGGCGGTACTGGAGGAGTTCGGCGGTCTGCGCGGCTGGCCCAAGACCTCCGGCGGCCGCGGCCTGCACGTCTTCGTGCCCATCGAACCGCGCTGGACCTTCACCCAGGTGCGCCGGGCCGCGATCGCGGTCGGCCGGGAGATGGAACGCCGGATGCCGGAGCACGTGACCATCAAGTGGTGGAAGGAGGAGCGCGGCGAGCGCATCTTCATCGACTACAACCAGACGGCCCGCGACCGCACGATCGCCTCCGCCTATTCCGTACGGCCCCGCCCGCACGCCCCGGTCTCCGCGCCGCTGCGCTGGGAGGAGGTCGGCGAGGCGCACCCCCAGGACTTCGACATCGCGACCATGCCCGCGCGCTTCGCCGAACTCGGCGACGTGCACGCGGACATGGACGATCACGCGTTCTCCCTGGAGCCCCTGCTGGAACTGGCCCGCAAGGACGAGCACGACCACGGCCTGGGTGATCTGCCGTACCCGCCCGAGTATCCGAAGATGCCGGGGGAGCCCAAGCGGGTACAGCCGAGCCGGGCCGCTTCGAAGAAGGCGCCTCCTACAACTCCTTGA
- the pcaH gene encoding protocatechuate 3,4-dioxygenase subunit beta, giving the protein MTLTQHDIDQEIAAEHAAYEKRVADGAPVEHHPRRDYTPYRSSVLRHPKQPPVTIDVSKDPELVELHSPAFGERDITEIDNDLTRHHRGEPIGERITVSGRLLDRDGRPVRGQLIEIWQANSAGRYAHQREQHDAPLDPNFTGVGRTLTDDSGFYRFTTIQPGPYPWRNHVNAWRPAHIHFSMFGTAFTQRLVTQMYFPSDPLFPYDPIIQSVTDDAARQRLVATYDHSLSVPEFSMGYHWDIVLDGPNATWVEEGR; this is encoded by the coding sequence ATGACCCTCACCCAGCACGACATCGACCAGGAAATCGCCGCCGAGCACGCCGCCTACGAGAAGCGGGTCGCCGACGGGGCGCCCGTCGAGCACCACCCTCGGCGCGACTACACGCCCTACCGCTCCTCGGTGCTGCGGCACCCGAAGCAGCCGCCGGTCACCATCGACGTCTCCAAGGACCCGGAGCTGGTGGAGCTGCACTCCCCGGCGTTCGGGGAGCGGGACATCACCGAGATCGACAACGACCTGACCCGGCACCACCGCGGGGAGCCCATCGGCGAGCGGATCACCGTCTCCGGGCGGCTGCTCGACCGGGACGGCCGTCCCGTGCGCGGGCAGCTGATCGAGATCTGGCAGGCGAACTCCGCCGGGCGCTACGCCCACCAGCGCGAGCAGCACGACGCCCCGCTGGACCCGAACTTCACCGGCGTCGGCCGCACCCTCACCGACGACTCCGGGTTCTACCGCTTCACCACCATCCAGCCCGGCCCCTACCCGTGGCGCAACCACGTCAACGCCTGGCGCCCCGCCCACATCCACTTCTCCATGTTCGGCACGGCGTTCACCCAGCGCCTGGTGACCCAGATGTACTTCCCGAGCGACCCGCTCTTCCCCTACGACCCGATCATCCAGTCGGTGACGGACGACGCGGCACGGCAGCGACTGGTGGCGACCTACGACCACAGCCTGTCCGTACCGGAGTTCTCGATGGGCTACCACTGGGACATCGTGCTCGACGGGCCGAACGCCACCTGGGTCGAGGAAGGACGCTGA
- the pcaD gene encoding 3-oxoadipate enol-lactonase, translating into MTEKLLNHRTEGAASAPPLLLGPSLGTSYALWDKVAPELSISHRVVRWDLPGHGGSAADLISPGATVGDLADLVLTLADSLGIERFAYAGVSLGGAVGLHLAVHHPERLESLAVICSSSHFNGSKPWQERAERVRREGLEWLLESANSRWFAGDFTDPVLVRDHAEADPRAYAACCDALAAFDLRDRLAGISAPTLLIAGRQDPATPPPHLREIADAVPRATLVELPGASHLAPAQCPEAVLTTLRAHLDGGARRGMEVRREVLGDTHVDRAQSRQTPFTARFQDFISRYAWGEIWTDPTLSRRERSMITLTALVAHGHYDELAMHVRAARRNGLTPDEIGAVLLQTAVYCGVPAANSAFATAQRVLAEEAESEG; encoded by the coding sequence TTGACCGAGAAACTCCTCAACCACCGTACCGAGGGCGCCGCTTCCGCTCCCCCGCTGCTGCTCGGGCCCTCCCTGGGGACGTCGTACGCCCTGTGGGACAAGGTGGCGCCCGAGCTGTCCATCAGCCACCGGGTGGTCCGCTGGGACCTGCCCGGGCACGGCGGTTCGGCCGCCGACCTGATCTCTCCCGGCGCCACGGTGGGCGACCTCGCCGACCTGGTCCTCACCCTCGCCGACTCGCTCGGCATCGAGCGGTTCGCGTACGCCGGGGTGTCGCTGGGCGGTGCCGTCGGTCTGCATCTGGCCGTGCACCACCCGGAGCGTCTCGAGTCGCTGGCGGTGATCTGTTCCTCGTCGCACTTCAACGGCAGCAAGCCGTGGCAGGAGCGGGCCGAGCGGGTCCGCCGGGAAGGGCTGGAGTGGCTGCTGGAGAGCGCGAACTCCCGTTGGTTCGCCGGGGACTTCACCGACCCGGTGCTCGTACGGGACCACGCCGAGGCCGACCCGCGGGCCTACGCCGCCTGCTGTGACGCCCTGGCCGCCTTCGACCTGCGCGACCGGCTGGCCGGGATCTCCGCGCCGACCCTGCTGATCGCGGGCCGCCAGGACCCGGCGACCCCGCCGCCCCACCTGCGGGAGATCGCCGACGCGGTGCCGCGCGCCACCCTCGTCGAGCTGCCGGGGGCCTCGCACCTGGCACCGGCACAGTGCCCGGAGGCCGTGCTCACCACCCTGCGGGCCCACCTCGACGGCGGCGCCCGGCGCGGCATGGAGGTGCGGCGCGAGGTGCTCGGGGACACCCACGTGGACCGGGCGCAGTCCCGCCAGACCCCGTTCACCGCCCGCTTCCAGGACTTCATCTCGCGCTACGCGTGGGGCGAGATCTGGACCGACCCGACGCTCAGCCGCCGCGAGCGCAGCATGATCACACTGACGGCGCTGGTCGCCCACGGCCACTACGACGAGCTGGCCATGCATGTACGCGCGGCCCGCCGCAACGGCCTCACGCCGGACGAGATCGGGGCCGTACTGCTCCAGACGGCCGTGTACTGCGGGGTTCCGGCGGCCAACTCGGCGTTCGCCACGGCCCAGCGGGTGCTGGCGGAGGAAGCGGAATCGGAAGGGTGA
- a CDS encoding DUF3048 domain-containing protein: MADKAGKRPGARARRARTTAVLLLAATGLFVAGCTDQGAPRVPADDGRGRMDTSEPSASAPTPSASTRQADHPSPLAVKIDNVRAARPQTGLDSADIVYAEQVEGGLSRLMAVYATKLPKAVGPVRSARESDLELLRQFHEPTLAFSGAQGKLMPLINRAPLDARTPEKASDAYFRGVGKAIPHNLYLRPARLMPTAPGADALTTGFRYGPAPAGGAKDTSETVRFPAARFTFTWSASRERWLVSLDGTPDVMTDGKRLAPATVVIQYVKVRKSAFHDFLGNNTPYTVTVGSGKAKVLRDGRAYDVNWKRAKATDGTRFTAKDGSPVNFAKGQVWVVFAKAS, encoded by the coding sequence ATGGCGGACAAGGCGGGCAAGAGACCCGGGGCGCGTGCGAGACGCGCCCGTACGACGGCGGTGCTCCTCCTGGCCGCGACGGGCCTCTTCGTCGCGGGCTGCACGGACCAGGGGGCGCCCCGCGTCCCGGCCGACGACGGCCGGGGCCGGATGGACACCTCGGAACCGAGCGCCTCGGCACCGACCCCGTCGGCATCCACCCGGCAGGCCGATCACCCCTCCCCGCTCGCCGTGAAGATCGACAACGTGCGGGCGGCGCGGCCGCAGACCGGCCTGGACTCCGCGGACATCGTCTACGCCGAGCAGGTCGAGGGCGGGCTCAGCCGGCTCATGGCGGTGTACGCGACCAAGCTGCCGAAGGCCGTCGGCCCGGTGCGCAGCGCCCGCGAGTCGGACCTGGAGCTGCTGCGCCAGTTCCACGAGCCGACGCTCGCCTTCTCCGGCGCGCAGGGCAAGCTGATGCCCCTGATCAACCGGGCGCCCCTGGACGCCCGCACCCCCGAGAAGGCGTCCGACGCCTACTTCCGCGGCGTCGGCAAGGCCATTCCGCACAACCTCTACCTGCGCCCCGCGCGCCTGATGCCCACCGCGCCGGGCGCGGACGCGCTCACCACCGGCTTCCGCTACGGCCCCGCGCCCGCCGGCGGCGCCAAGGACACCTCGGAGACGGTGCGCTTCCCGGCCGCCCGCTTCACCTTCACCTGGTCCGCGAGCCGGGAGCGCTGGCTGGTCTCGCTGGACGGCACACCGGACGTGATGACCGACGGGAAGCGGCTGGCCCCGGCGACGGTCGTGATCCAGTACGTGAAGGTGCGCAAGTCCGCCTTCCACGACTTCCTCGGCAACAACACGCCGTACACGGTGACGGTCGGCTCGGGGAAGGCGAAGGTGCTGCGCGACGGCCGCGCCTACGACGTGAACTGGAAGCGGGCGAAGGCGACGGACGGCACGCGGTTCACCGCGAAGGACGGCTCGCCGGTGAACTTCGCGAAGGGCCAGGTGTGGGTGGTGTTCGCGAAGGCGTCATGA
- a CDS encoding zinc-dependent alcohol dehydrogenase has product MKAVTWQGKRDVRVEEVPDPKIKEPTDAVIRITSTGLCGSDLHLYEVLTPFMTPGDILGHEPMGIVEEVGAGVPDLAAGDRVVVPFQIACGNCWMCMTGLPTQCETTQVTSEGMGAALFGYTRLYGAVPGAQAEYLRVPQAQYGPIKVPEGPPDDRFVYLSDVLPTAWQAVAYADIPEGGSVAVLGLGPIGDMACRVAQVRGAGRVFGVDLVTERLRRARARGVETYDLRSFDNEKELVQAIRDETDGRGPDAVIDAVGTEAHGSAAARLAQNASALLPRRISGPFAERFSIDRLAALHTAIELVRRGGTLSLTGVYGGMADPLPMLTMFDKQIQIRMGQANVRRWSDEIIPYLTDEDPLGVDDFATHHVPLSDAPRAYEMFQKKQDGMVKVLMKP; this is encoded by the coding sequence ATGAAGGCTGTGACCTGGCAGGGCAAGCGGGACGTACGGGTGGAAGAGGTGCCCGATCCCAAGATCAAGGAGCCGACGGACGCCGTCATCCGCATCACCTCCACCGGGCTGTGCGGCTCCGACCTGCATCTCTACGAGGTGCTCACCCCGTTCATGACACCGGGCGACATCCTCGGCCACGAACCCATGGGCATCGTCGAGGAGGTCGGCGCCGGGGTGCCCGACCTCGCGGCGGGCGACCGCGTCGTCGTGCCCTTCCAGATCGCCTGCGGCAACTGCTGGATGTGCATGACCGGCCTGCCGACCCAGTGCGAGACCACCCAGGTCACCAGCGAGGGCATGGGCGCCGCCCTGTTCGGCTACACCCGCCTGTACGGCGCGGTGCCGGGGGCCCAGGCCGAGTACCTGCGTGTCCCGCAGGCGCAGTACGGGCCGATCAAGGTCCCCGAGGGCCCGCCGGACGACCGCTTCGTCTACCTCTCCGACGTGCTGCCGACCGCCTGGCAGGCCGTCGCCTACGCGGACATCCCCGAGGGCGGCAGCGTGGCGGTGCTGGGCCTCGGGCCCATCGGCGACATGGCCTGCCGGGTCGCCCAGGTGCGCGGCGCCGGGCGCGTCTTCGGCGTGGACCTGGTGACCGAACGGCTGCGCAGGGCACGCGCGCGGGGTGTGGAGACGTACGACCTCAGGAGCTTCGACAACGAGAAGGAGCTGGTCCAGGCGATCCGCGACGAGACCGACGGACGCGGACCCGACGCCGTGATCGACGCGGTCGGCACCGAGGCCCACGGCAGCGCGGCCGCCCGGCTGGCCCAGAACGCCTCGGCCCTGCTGCCGAGGCGGATCAGCGGGCCCTTCGCCGAGCGCTTCAGCATCGACCGGCTGGCCGCCCTGCACACCGCGATCGAACTGGTGCGTCGCGGCGGCACGCTGTCCCTGACCGGCGTCTACGGCGGGATGGCCGACCCGCTCCCCATGCTCACCATGTTCGACAAGCAGATCCAGATCCGCATGGGCCAGGCCAACGTGCGGCGCTGGAGCGACGAGATCATCCCGTACCTGACCGACGAGGACCCGCTCGGCGTCGACGACTTCGCCACCCACCACGTGCCGCTGTCGGACGCCCCGCGCGCGTACGAGATGTTCCAGAAGAAGCAGGACGGCATGGTAAAGGTGCTGATGAAGCCCTGA
- a CDS encoding MarR family winged helix-turn-helix transcriptional regulator → MAAVDLTTHPGHLARRLQQAHYLLWNTMVSEEITSPQFAVLNALVAEPGLDQRTVGERVGLDRSTIAEVVSRLGRRGLLDKVRDAQDGRRFLLRPTEDGVRTHRKLTVRTARMNQVFLAPLSADEQHLFFELIRRVSDAAEGLRNPAEPLVSRP, encoded by the coding sequence ATGGCCGCGGTGGACCTCACCACCCACCCCGGGCACCTCGCCCGGCGGCTCCAGCAGGCGCACTACCTGCTGTGGAACACGATGGTCTCCGAGGAGATCACCTCGCCGCAGTTCGCGGTCCTGAACGCGCTCGTCGCCGAGCCGGGCCTCGACCAGCGCACGGTGGGGGAGCGGGTCGGGCTCGACCGGTCCACCATCGCCGAGGTCGTCAGCCGGCTCGGCCGGCGCGGACTGCTCGACAAGGTCCGCGACGCGCAGGACGGCCGCCGCTTCCTGCTGCGCCCGACCGAGGACGGCGTGCGCACCCACCGCAAGCTGACCGTGCGCACGGCCCGGATGAACCAGGTCTTCCTGGCCCCGCTCTCCGCCGACGAGCAGCACCTGTTCTTCGAGCTGATCCGCCGGGTCTCGGACGCGGCGGAAGGGCTGCGCAATCCGGCGGAACCCCTGGTCAGCCGGCCCTGA
- the pcaG gene encoding protocatechuate 3,4-dioxygenase subunit alpha, giving the protein MTKIDTSSPESLLPTPSHTVGPFYGYALPFPGGGDIAPVGHPDTITVQGYITDGEGNPLPDAFVELWGPDPDGNLPTTDGSIRRDPATGGYLGRNGVEFTGWGRIQTDANGHWYARTLRPGARGQSAPYLSVCVFARGLLVHLFTRIYLPGDETALAADPLLAGLAADRRDTLIATDTGHGTYRFDIRLQGEGETVFLEFQ; this is encoded by the coding sequence ATGACGAAGATCGACACCAGCTCGCCCGAGAGCCTGCTGCCCACCCCCTCGCACACCGTCGGCCCCTTCTACGGCTACGCGCTGCCCTTCCCCGGCGGCGGTGACATCGCGCCCGTCGGCCACCCGGACACCATCACCGTCCAGGGCTACATCACCGACGGCGAGGGCAACCCGCTGCCGGACGCCTTCGTGGAGCTGTGGGGCCCGGACCCGGACGGCAACCTGCCGACGACCGACGGTTCCATCCGGCGCGACCCGGCGACCGGCGGCTACCTCGGGCGCAACGGCGTGGAGTTCACCGGCTGGGGCCGGATCCAGACCGACGCCAACGGGCACTGGTACGCGCGCACGCTGCGGCCCGGCGCGCGCGGGCAGAGCGCCCCCTACCTCAGCGTCTGCGTCTTCGCGCGCGGTCTGCTGGTGCACCTGTTCACCCGCATCTACCTGCCGGGCGACGAGACGGCCCTCGCCGCCGACCCGCTGCTCGCCGGCCTGGCCGCGGACCGCCGCGACACGCTGATCGCCACCGACACCGGCCACGGGACGTACCGTTTCGACATCCGCCTTCAGGGCGAAGGCGAGACGGTCTTCCTGGAGTTCCAGTGA
- the pcaB gene encoding 3-carboxy-cis,cis-muconate cycloisomerase, with translation MTSPDPDTGLLAPGWAGSPAASAASDGALLQALLDAESALTRVQARSGLAPAGAAEAVAGAAHADRFDVRSLADRARAGGNPVIPLVADLTQAVGEEYGPSVHRGATSQDILDTAMMLVAVRTLEPVLADLDRVQRALARLAAEHRDTVMPGRTLTQHAVPTTFGLKAAGWRALVLDARDRTDAVRSALPAQLAGAAGTTAAFTAYGAQDPLALTAAFAQELGLRAPDLPWHTLRTPIADLAGCLAFTAGALGKIAADVLVLGRTEIAELAEGSGGGSSAMPHKANPVRSTLIAAAARRAPQLAATLYGSMAAEDERPAGAWHAEWEPLRDLLRLVGGAARDTAELTEGLRVNVDAMRRHLGLTHGLIVSERLSAELAPVLGRARAKELLTELARRTYTEGRSLSELLAQEPQLKDVDLGELTDPARYTGSAGALTDRALERR, from the coding sequence GTGACTTCTCCCGATCCGGACACCGGTCTGCTCGCCCCCGGGTGGGCAGGCTCCCCCGCCGCCTCCGCGGCCTCCGACGGCGCCCTCCTCCAGGCGCTGCTGGACGCGGAGTCCGCGCTGACCCGGGTGCAGGCCCGGTCGGGTCTCGCCCCGGCCGGGGCGGCCGAGGCGGTGGCCGGGGCGGCCCACGCGGACCGCTTCGACGTACGGTCCCTCGCCGACCGTGCGCGCGCCGGCGGCAACCCCGTCATCCCCCTGGTCGCCGACCTGACGCAGGCGGTCGGCGAGGAGTACGGCCCGTCCGTGCACCGGGGCGCGACCAGCCAGGACATCCTGGACACGGCGATGATGCTGGTGGCCGTACGCACGCTCGAACCGGTGCTGGCGGACCTCGACCGAGTGCAGCGGGCCCTCGCCCGGCTCGCCGCCGAGCACCGGGACACCGTGATGCCGGGACGGACCCTGACCCAGCACGCCGTGCCGACCACGTTCGGGCTGAAGGCGGCCGGGTGGCGTGCGCTGGTGCTGGACGCACGGGACCGGACCGACGCCGTACGGTCCGCGCTGCCCGCCCAACTGGCGGGCGCCGCCGGCACGACGGCGGCCTTCACGGCGTACGGCGCCCAGGACCCCCTGGCTCTCACGGCGGCCTTCGCCCAGGAACTGGGCCTGCGGGCGCCGGACCTCCCGTGGCACACCCTGCGCACCCCGATCGCCGATCTCGCCGGATGCCTGGCTTTCACGGCCGGAGCACTCGGGAAGATCGCCGCGGACGTGCTGGTGCTGGGCCGGACCGAGATCGCCGAACTCGCCGAGGGCAGCGGCGGCGGTTCCTCCGCCATGCCGCACAAGGCGAACCCTGTCCGGTCCACGCTGATCGCGGCCGCCGCCCGGCGCGCTCCCCAGCTCGCGGCCACGCTGTACGGCTCGATGGCCGCCGAGGACGAGCGGCCGGCCGGGGCCTGGCACGCCGAGTGGGAGCCGCTCAGGGATCTGCTGCGGCTGGTCGGCGGCGCCGCCCGGGACACTGCCGAACTCACCGAGGGGCTGCGGGTGAACGTAGACGCCATGCGCCGGCACCTCGGCCTCACCCACGGGTTGATCGTCTCCGAGCGGCTCTCCGCCGAGCTGGCCCCCGTGCTGGGCCGGGCCCGCGCCAAGGAACTGCTCACCGAGCTCGCCCGACGGACCTACACCGAGGGCCGGTCACTGAGCGAACTGCTCGCCCAGGAGCCGCAGTTGAAGGACGTCGACCTCGGCGAGCTCACCGACCCCGCCCGCTACACCGGATCCGCCGGAGCCCTCACCGACCGTGCCCTGGAGCGACGTTGA